A portion of the Deinococcus peraridilitoris DSM 19664 genome contains these proteins:
- the groES gene encoding co-chaperone GroES, protein MLKPLGDRVLVEILEESEQKTAGGLYVPDTAKEKSQRGKVVAVGSGRVLDNGQRVAVEVNEGDTVYFAQYGGTEVSLGGKQYKIFAERDILAVENAS, encoded by the coding sequence ATGCTGAAACCGTTAGGCGATCGCGTGCTGGTTGAAATTCTGGAGGAATCCGAGCAAAAGACCGCGGGTGGGCTGTATGTGCCCGACACGGCCAAAGAGAAGTCGCAGCGCGGCAAGGTCGTCGCCGTCGGCTCGGGCCGTGTGCTTGACAACGGCCAGCGCGTCGCCGTCGAAGTCAATGAAGGCGACACGGTCTACTTTGCACAGTACGGCGGCACCGAAGTGTCGCTCGGCGGCAAGCAGTACAAGATCTTCGCCGAGCGCGACATTCTCGCCGTCGAAAACGCTTCCTGA
- a CDS encoding M12 family metallopeptidase, with amino-acid sequence MPKKVKFSLALLMLALTIAGCGAAPTKLTSGVAIILNDGETHLSAQGELSPDQIAVVLKAAAGRATFQDGTEIEWENRAGTVFFTDDAGAGPISLLPQHLKAYQDHVRVAGQHDGRVATQGVGVTPYNKCNFWFLWCWSSSSYDSRWSAATIPYGYAPGTPADLRAEFEEAAGHWNASLKEYRDQYKPSGRFPRWVFNPRHPERVEVAFTNVGGKGSSAYGGESEFVGFGNTVGTQYLKINANPDFPRPLGLYLHEMGHVAGLLHEHQRCDRDEAITIKTDSVFPDRLNAFGKMCQSNYGSYTPYDYESVMHYPKKAFSRDGKDVIVAKPGARALGRSELMGLQLDLSEGDLRALVEMYSR; translated from the coding sequence ATGCCCAAGAAGGTGAAGTTCTCCCTGGCGCTGCTCATGCTGGCGCTGACCATCGCCGGATGCGGTGCGGCGCCAACCAAGCTCACGAGTGGCGTCGCCATCATCCTCAATGATGGCGAAACGCACCTGAGCGCTCAGGGGGAACTTTCACCGGATCAGATTGCTGTCGTTCTGAAGGCTGCCGCCGGACGGGCCACCTTTCAGGACGGCACCGAAATCGAATGGGAAAATCGCGCAGGCACCGTGTTCTTCACCGACGACGCGGGCGCCGGGCCGATCAGCCTGCTTCCCCAGCACCTCAAGGCTTATCAGGATCATGTCCGGGTTGCCGGACAGCATGACGGACGCGTCGCCACGCAAGGTGTGGGGGTCACGCCGTACAACAAGTGCAATTTCTGGTTCTTGTGGTGCTGGTCTTCGTCCTCTTACGATTCCCGCTGGTCTGCCGCGACCATTCCGTACGGCTACGCACCGGGAACACCCGCCGATCTGCGCGCCGAGTTCGAGGAAGCTGCCGGGCACTGGAACGCCTCGCTCAAGGAGTACCGCGACCAGTACAAACCCTCGGGCCGCTTTCCGCGCTGGGTGTTCAACCCCCGCCACCCCGAACGGGTCGAGGTGGCCTTTACCAATGTGGGAGGCAAGGGCAGCAGCGCCTACGGAGGCGAATCGGAATTCGTAGGTTTCGGCAACACGGTCGGCACCCAGTACCTGAAGATCAACGCCAATCCGGACTTTCCCCGCCCACTCGGACTGTACCTGCACGAAATGGGACACGTCGCCGGCCTGCTGCACGAACACCAGCGCTGCGACCGGGATGAAGCCATCACCATCAAAACGGACAGCGTGTTCCCCGACCGCCTGAATGCGTTTGGCAAGATGTGCCAGAGCAACTATGGCAGCTACACGCCCTACGACTACGAATCGGTGATGCACTACCCCAAAAAAGCCTTCAGCCGCGACGGAAAAGACGTCATTGTGGCCAAGCCGGGTGCCCGTGCCCTGGGGCGCAGCGAACTGATGGGCCTGCAGCTCGACCTCAGTGAGGGTGACCTGCGCGCCCTGGTCGAGATGTACAGCCGCTGA
- a CDS encoding YfiT family bacillithiol transferase → MNSALDAHQYPIGKIVLPERRDAQAVREYAEGLGVGVAQVRTAVTGLTEPQLASTYRPDSFTVRQLVHHIADAHEQGLMRFRWGLTDDHPVIVPMNQVTWASLADYALPPDVSLRLLEAVNERWMALLVGLDTNALSRTLRHPQEGEQDLWRLLAKHEWHIRHHLAHIRLALSAARDIGTFSADGQEAGTG, encoded by the coding sequence ATGAACTCAGCGCTTGATGCCCACCAGTACCCGATAGGAAAAATCGTGCTGCCTGAGCGCCGGGACGCTCAGGCAGTGCGTGAATATGCGGAAGGCCTGGGTGTGGGCGTGGCCCAGGTGCGTACTGCCGTTACGGGCCTGACCGAACCGCAACTGGCAAGCACGTATCGCCCGGACAGCTTCACCGTGCGTCAGTTGGTGCACCACATCGCCGATGCCCACGAGCAGGGACTGATGCGCTTCCGCTGGGGCCTGACAGACGATCATCCTGTGATCGTGCCAATGAATCAGGTGACCTGGGCGTCGCTCGCTGACTACGCCTTGCCGCCGGACGTGTCCCTGCGTTTGCTGGAAGCAGTCAACGAGCGCTGGATGGCCTTGCTGGTCGGTCTGGACACCAACGCGCTGTCAAGAACCCTACGGCATCCCCAGGAAGGCGAGCAGGATTTGTGGCGTCTGCTGGCCAAGCACGAATGGCACATCCGTCATCACCTCGCGCACATCCGGCTGGCCTTGTCGGCTGCCCGGGACATCGGAACGTTCAGCGCAGATGGGCAGGAAGCGGGCACAGGCTGA
- the mqnE gene encoding aminofutalosine synthase MqnE, whose translation MKWIRDPHLLPIAEKVEAGERLSFEEGLQLYRTRDLNALMRLANLIRERLHGSKTYFVHSMRLEFTNICYVGCTFCAFAARKGEERAWDYDVDTVVAKVREKWESGITELHMSSGHHPNRPWSYYPEMVRALKASFPELQVKAFTAAEIEHFSKIAKKPTLEILRELKDAGLAALPGGGAEIFADRVRREVARNKVKADKWLQIHREAHALGIRTNATMLYGHIETLEERLDHMHRLREVQDDTEGFHSFIPLAFQPDANALAFNLGKTEFTTGLDDLRNLAVARIYLDNFPHVKGYWVMIGSELTQVSLDWGVSDIDGTIIEEHIAHAAGAQSPLGLSKQRMIEMIQRARRVPVLRDAFYNELAVYGAAQAAD comes from the coding sequence ATGAAGTGGATTCGCGACCCTCACCTCCTCCCCATCGCCGAGAAGGTCGAGGCGGGCGAGCGCCTCAGCTTCGAGGAAGGCCTGCAGCTCTACCGCACGCGCGACCTGAACGCCCTGATGCGCCTGGCGAACCTGATACGTGAGCGCCTGCACGGTTCCAAGACCTACTTCGTGCACTCCATGCGGCTGGAGTTCACCAACATCTGCTACGTCGGCTGCACCTTCTGCGCCTTTGCGGCGCGCAAAGGCGAGGAGCGCGCCTGGGACTACGACGTCGACACGGTCGTCGCCAAAGTGCGCGAGAAGTGGGAAAGCGGCATCACGGAACTGCACATGTCCAGCGGCCACCACCCCAACCGGCCCTGGAGCTACTACCCGGAAATGGTGCGCGCCCTGAAGGCCAGCTTTCCCGAGCTGCAGGTCAAGGCCTTCACGGCGGCCGAGATCGAGCACTTCAGCAAGATTGCCAAAAAACCCACCCTGGAAATTTTGCGTGAGCTCAAGGACGCCGGCCTGGCCGCCCTGCCCGGCGGGGGCGCGGAAATCTTTGCCGACCGGGTGCGCCGGGAAGTCGCAAGGAACAAGGTCAAGGCCGACAAGTGGCTGCAGATTCACCGTGAAGCGCACGCGCTGGGTATCCGCACCAACGCCACCATGCTCTACGGGCACATCGAGACCCTTGAGGAGCGCCTCGACCACATGCACCGCCTGCGTGAGGTGCAGGACGACACGGAGGGCTTTCACTCGTTCATTCCGCTGGCCTTTCAGCCCGACGCCAACGCGTTGGCCTTCAACCTCGGCAAGACCGAGTTCACCACCGGCCTCGACGATCTGCGCAACCTCGCGGTCGCGCGCATCTACCTCGACAACTTCCCGCACGTCAAGGGCTACTGGGTGATGATCGGCAGCGAACTGACCCAGGTGAGCCTCGACTGGGGTGTCAGCGACATCGACGGCACCATCATCGAGGAGCACATCGCGCACGCGGCGGGCGCCCAGAGTCCGCTGGGGCTCAGCAAACAGCGCATGATCGAGATGATTCAGCGCGCCCGCCGCGTGCCCGTGCTGCGCGACGCCTTTTACAACGAACTGGCCGTCTACGGTGCCGCGCAGGCCGCCGACTGA
- a CDS encoding TldD/PmbA family protein, translated as MLDRELVAEVLGVARTGGADWAELFMEDTLTTSLHLLDGTLKDAGGGNLYGAGLRLLYGTKVVYAYTNDCSREGLLEVARTMAKSQGAHGEVEREGCGGLDFRQVNARRLWDVRDHPERTGKGQKLDLMRRAHGAARTGFVRTVDVRFLDVAQRILVANSDGDWSEDERVRSRLVVSAIAQDGTQRATGHHGPGAARGLEFFDDDLPERTGAEAARIANAMLHAGYAPAGKMPVVIGNAFGGVIFHEACGHILETTAVEKNASVFAGKIGERIAGACLSAVDDGTIPGAWGSINVDDEATPSERTVLIENGILKSYMVDRVGELKTGYRRTGSGRRQDYTFAPASRMRNTFITPGDQTPEQLVKDVKFGLYARTMGGGSVAPGTGDYNFTVNEGYLIRDGELCESVRGAALVGNGARDLMNIVGVAGDLACGQGMCGSVSGSIPTDVGQPHILISEITVGGRS; from the coding sequence ATGCTGGATCGGGAGCTCGTAGCGGAAGTGCTCGGCGTGGCGCGCACAGGCGGCGCCGACTGGGCGGAGCTGTTCATGGAGGACACGCTCACCACCTCACTTCACCTGCTGGACGGCACGCTCAAGGACGCCGGAGGCGGAAACCTGTACGGCGCGGGTTTGCGCCTGCTGTACGGCACCAAGGTCGTATACGCCTACACCAACGACTGCAGCCGTGAAGGCCTGCTCGAAGTGGCGCGCACCATGGCCAAGTCGCAAGGTGCCCACGGCGAGGTGGAACGCGAAGGGTGCGGAGGACTGGATTTTCGTCAGGTGAACGCGCGGCGCCTGTGGGACGTGCGCGACCATCCGGAACGCACGGGCAAAGGGCAGAAACTCGACTTGATGCGCCGCGCGCACGGCGCGGCCCGCACCGGTTTCGTCAGGACCGTCGACGTGCGTTTTCTCGACGTGGCGCAGCGCATCCTGGTCGCCAACAGCGACGGCGACTGGAGCGAGGACGAACGGGTGCGCAGCCGCCTGGTGGTCAGCGCCATCGCGCAGGACGGTACCCAGCGCGCTACCGGCCATCACGGGCCAGGGGCCGCACGGGGCCTGGAGTTCTTCGACGACGACCTGCCCGAACGCACGGGAGCCGAGGCGGCCCGCATCGCCAACGCCATGCTGCACGCCGGGTATGCTCCGGCCGGCAAGATGCCCGTGGTGATCGGCAACGCTTTTGGCGGCGTGATCTTCCACGAAGCCTGCGGGCACATTCTGGAAACCACGGCCGTCGAGAAGAATGCCAGCGTTTTCGCCGGCAAGATCGGCGAGCGCATTGCCGGAGCGTGCCTCAGCGCGGTCGACGACGGCACCATTCCCGGCGCCTGGGGGTCGATCAATGTCGACGACGAAGCCACGCCCAGCGAACGCACGGTGCTGATCGAGAACGGCATCCTGAAGTCCTACATGGTGGACCGCGTCGGTGAACTCAAGACCGGGTACCGCCGCACCGGTTCGGGCCGTCGCCAGGATTACACCTTCGCGCCGGCCTCACGCATGCGCAACACCTTCATCACGCCAGGAGACCAGACGCCGGAGCAACTGGTGAAAGACGTGAAATTCGGCCTGTATGCGCGCACCATGGGCGGCGGCAGCGTCGCGCCGGGTACGGGTGATTACAACTTCACCGTCAACGAGGGCTACCTCATCCGGGACGGCGAACTCTGCGAAAGCGTCCGGGGCGCCGCGTTGGTCGGCAACGGCGCGCGTGACCTGATGAACATCGTGGGGGTCGCCGGTGACCTGGCCTGTGGGCAGGGCATGTGCGGCAGCGTCTCGGGCAGCATTCCCACCGACGTCGGCCAGCCGCACATCCTGATTTCCGAAATCACCGTGGGAGGCCGCTCGTGA
- a CDS encoding GGDEF domain-containing protein: MKSLPLLNRASFDEALEQLNRQQPLTVGLMDLDNFQSVNDQLGHDVGDKVLRFVERVLTGSLPGDSLVARIGGDEYALALPDTSTETALILLNEVTGHFRDSIGSLDVPRSLGLGLSVGLAQRPAHAQTPAELLRAADEALLRAKREGRGRIAIYVESKMVLKSNYYPKASLERLAKLSTALGRTEASLLREALDELIDKHRESL, translated from the coding sequence ATGAAGAGTTTGCCCTTGCTCAACCGCGCCAGTTTTGACGAAGCCCTCGAACAACTCAATCGGCAACAGCCACTGACCGTCGGGCTGATGGACCTCGACAATTTCCAGAGTGTCAACGACCAGCTGGGGCACGACGTTGGAGACAAGGTCCTGCGGTTCGTCGAGCGCGTGCTGACCGGTTCGCTGCCAGGTGACAGCCTGGTCGCCCGGATCGGAGGTGACGAGTACGCGCTGGCACTGCCCGACACCTCAACCGAGACCGCGCTGATTTTGCTCAACGAGGTCACCGGACATTTCCGCGACTCGATCGGCAGCCTGGACGTGCCGCGCTCGCTGGGCCTGGGACTTTCGGTCGGGCTTGCACAGCGTCCTGCCCACGCACAGACGCCCGCGGAGCTGCTGCGCGCCGCCGACGAGGCGTTGCTGCGTGCCAAGCGCGAAGGACGTGGGCGCATTGCCATCTACGTCGAAAGCAAGATGGTACTCAAAAGCAATTACTACCCGAAGGCCAGCCTGGAGCGCCTGGCCAAGCTTTCGACCGCGCTCGGCCGAACTGAGGCCAGCCTGCTGCGCGAAGCCCTCGACGAGCTGATCGACAAACACCGCGAAAGCTTGTGA
- a CDS encoding TldD/PmbA family protein, with protein MTFDEARTYLMNRAREQGVQLEVFAQRGSSTSVKAFDGQVSEFKLAQRQGLGLRALAGGAWGYAFTENFSRPALDRALDSALENAALVGPQAHARLIAWGKAPELDLHGEGLSGVTVERKVQAALALEQAARSADGRVKSVPYNAYADSEDEVAVANTAGLERRYTSLGIYQYVSPLVSEDGQHKSKSEFHFTREFEELDPTRTALEATRKSLALLGAKRAPSGHFGAVIDRECMATLFRVYAGIFSGKMVQEGKSPLAGKLGQQVATPLVTLRDDATLARGMASRPFDAEGCPSAPLTLIEGGKLGAFLHNSETAAHAGVDSTGHASRAGYRGTVEVSPTNFFLEPGQDSREDLLRALGSGLLLTAVQGVHAGANPITGEFSLQAEGFWVEEGRVAYPLDVFTVAGNFLELLQEVEAVANDLKFFPSGAGAPSVRVRTLAVGGG; from the coding sequence ATGACCTTTGACGAAGCCCGCACCTACCTGATGAACCGGGCACGCGAACAAGGCGTGCAGCTCGAAGTCTTCGCGCAGCGAGGAAGCAGCACCAGCGTCAAGGCCTTCGATGGGCAGGTCAGCGAGTTCAAGCTGGCCCAGCGTCAGGGCCTCGGTCTGCGCGCCCTGGCGGGCGGCGCCTGGGGATACGCGTTCACCGAGAACTTCAGCCGCCCGGCGCTGGACCGGGCACTGGACAGCGCCCTGGAAAACGCCGCGCTGGTAGGGCCTCAGGCCCACGCCCGCCTGATTGCCTGGGGAAAAGCGCCCGAACTCGATCTGCACGGCGAAGGTCTGTCCGGCGTGACGGTGGAGCGCAAGGTGCAGGCAGCCCTCGCGCTCGAGCAGGCCGCCCGCAGTGCCGACGGACGCGTCAAGAGCGTTCCCTACAACGCCTACGCCGACAGCGAAGACGAGGTGGCTGTGGCGAACACTGCCGGGCTGGAGCGGCGCTACACCTCGCTGGGCATTTACCAGTACGTTTCTCCCCTGGTCAGCGAGGACGGACAGCACAAAAGCAAGTCCGAGTTTCACTTCACGCGCGAGTTCGAGGAACTCGATCCCACCCGCACCGCCCTGGAAGCCACCCGCAAAAGCCTGGCGCTGCTGGGAGCGAAAAGGGCACCGAGCGGCCATTTCGGCGCGGTGATCGACCGGGAGTGCATGGCCACCTTGTTCAGGGTGTACGCCGGAATCTTCAGCGGAAAGATGGTGCAGGAAGGCAAGAGCCCACTGGCCGGCAAACTCGGGCAGCAGGTTGCCACCCCGCTCGTGACGTTGCGCGACGACGCCACGCTGGCCCGCGGCATGGCATCACGCCCGTTCGACGCCGAAGGCTGCCCCAGCGCGCCCCTGACCCTGATCGAAGGTGGCAAACTCGGCGCCTTTCTGCACAACAGCGAAACGGCGGCGCACGCGGGCGTGGACAGCACCGGACACGCCTCGCGCGCGGGTTACCGGGGCACGGTCGAGGTCTCCCCTACCAATTTCTTTCTGGAGCCCGGCCAGGACTCGCGAGAAGATCTGCTGCGCGCGCTGGGCAGCGGCCTGCTCCTTACGGCGGTGCAAGGTGTACACGCAGGCGCCAACCCCATCACCGGCGAGTTCAGCCTGCAGGCCGAGGGCTTCTGGGTAGAAGAAGGACGGGTGGCTTACCCGCTCGACGTTTTCACGGTCGCCGGCAACTTCCTGGAACTGCTCCAGGAAGTTGAGGCCGTCGCGAATGACCTGAAGTTCTTCCCGAGCGGTGCGGGCGCTCCCAGCGTGCGCGTGCGGACACTGGCCGTCGGTGGCGGGTGA
- a CDS encoding alpha/beta hydrolase family protein produces MRYALTAALTMASVFLSASAQTNRIDAVRPDAPELAAYGKHAVGVQTLRLVNANQVDVVNTKAGEPNKMYDRPLTVEVWYPATLSADQKPQGEYQTVTRDGKTPTTLIGRAVRNAAPDRSSAPYPLVIISHGYPGNRFLLSHLAENLASKGYVTASIDHTDSTYSDQAAFGSTLLNRPLDQLFVLNELGRLGQASGFQKGLYDANNVGLIGYSMGGYGVVNTIGGGFSAEVMQSPLAPPNNLLAQRQAGNAAYIASMDTRIKAAVAIAPWGWNRGFWTAETLRGIRTPVLFMAGSADDVSGYQPGVRNIFEGASNAERYLLTFENANHNAAAPIPAPQEAWAPNAPFNHYADAVWDTARMNNIAQHFTTAFFGQLLKRDTGMQAYLNLVENARDGVYSVEQNGQPKADHTYWKGFANRTAQGLRLEHRKPGQ; encoded by the coding sequence ATGAGATACGCCTTGACGGCCGCCTTGACGATGGCTTCGGTCTTTCTTTCCGCTTCTGCGCAGACGAACCGCATTGACGCCGTTCGCCCCGACGCCCCGGAGTTGGCCGCCTACGGCAAGCACGCCGTGGGCGTGCAGACCCTCAGGCTGGTCAACGCCAATCAGGTTGATGTCGTGAACACCAAGGCCGGTGAGCCCAACAAAATGTACGACCGACCGCTCACCGTGGAGGTGTGGTACCCGGCAACCCTGTCCGCCGACCAGAAACCCCAGGGAGAGTACCAGACCGTCACACGCGACGGGAAAACCCCGACCACGCTGATCGGGCGCGCGGTGCGCAACGCGGCCCCTGATCGAAGCAGCGCGCCCTATCCGCTGGTCATCATTTCGCACGGCTATCCGGGCAACCGCTTTCTGCTCAGCCACCTCGCGGAAAATCTGGCCAGCAAAGGCTACGTTACGGCCTCGATCGACCATACCGACAGCACCTACAGTGACCAGGCTGCCTTTGGCAGCACCCTCCTCAACCGGCCGCTCGACCAGCTGTTCGTCCTGAATGAACTTGGCCGCCTGGGCCAGGCAAGTGGGTTCCAAAAGGGCCTTTATGACGCCAACAACGTCGGGCTGATCGGCTACTCGATGGGCGGTTACGGGGTCGTCAATACCATCGGGGGCGGCTTCAGCGCCGAGGTCATGCAGTCGCCGCTGGCACCCCCCAATAACCTGCTGGCGCAACGTCAAGCTGGAAATGCCGCCTACATTGCCAGCATGGACACACGGATCAAGGCGGCCGTGGCAATCGCGCCGTGGGGCTGGAATCGTGGGTTCTGGACTGCCGAAACCCTCAGGGGAATCAGAACGCCCGTACTGTTCATGGCCGGCAGCGCTGATGATGTCTCCGGGTATCAGCCGGGCGTGCGCAACATCTTCGAAGGGGCAAGCAACGCGGAGCGCTATCTCCTGACCTTCGAGAACGCCAACCACAACGCCGCCGCACCCATTCCCGCGCCACAGGAAGCCTGGGCACCGAACGCGCCCTTCAACCATTACGCGGACGCAGTCTGGGACACGGCACGCATGAACAACATCGCACAGCACTTCACGACCGCCTTCTTCGGGCAGCTCCTCAAACGCGACACGGGAATGCAGGCCTACCTGAACCTGGTGGAAAACGCCCGAGACGGCGTGTATTCCGTGGAGCAGAACGGTCAGCCGAAAGCCGACCACACCTACTGGAAAGGCTTCGCCAACCGCACCGCCCAGGGACTGCGCCTGGAACACCGCAAACCCGGACAGTAA
- the groL gene encoding chaperonin GroEL (60 kDa chaperone family; promotes refolding of misfolded polypeptides especially under stressful conditions; forms two stacked rings of heptamers to form a barrel-shaped 14mer; ends can be capped by GroES; misfolded proteins enter the barrel where they are refolded when GroES binds), which yields MAKQLVFEENARRALERGVNAVANAVKVTLGPRGRNVVIEKKFGSPTITKDGVTVAKEVELEDKLENIGAQLLKEIASKTNDITGDGTTTATVLGQAIVKEGLRNVAAGANPLALKRGIDKAVAVAVEEIRKLAVPVEDSDAIRKVAGISANDDTVGQEIANAMDKVGKEGVITIEESRGFDTEVDVVEGMQFDKGYINPYFVTNTDKMEAQLEEPYILIYEKKVGALKDLLPVLEKVAQTGRPLLIIAEDVEGEALATLVVNKLRGTLNIAAVKAPGFGDRRKEMLRDIAAVTGGQVITEDLGYKLENTTMEMLGRAKRIRITKDETTIIDGYGSQEEIDARVGAIKSELEGTDSDYAKEKLQERLAKLAGGVAVIRVGAATETELKEKKHRYEDALSTARSAVEEGIVAGGGTTLLRLIPPLRTLADSMEGDEATGARILIRALEEPARQIAANAGFEGSVAVNAIVNHASPRYGYNAANGQFVDDMIAEGIVDPAKVTRTALQNAASIGGLILTTEAIVSDRPEKAAAAPAGGGMGGGDMGGMDF from the coding sequence ATGGCGAAACAACTGGTTTTTGAAGAGAACGCCCGCCGGGCCCTTGAACGTGGCGTGAACGCTGTCGCAAACGCTGTCAAGGTTACCCTCGGCCCCCGTGGTCGCAACGTCGTGATCGAGAAGAAGTTCGGCAGCCCCACCATCACCAAGGACGGCGTCACCGTCGCCAAGGAAGTGGAACTCGAGGACAAGCTCGAGAACATCGGTGCGCAGCTCCTCAAGGAAATCGCCAGCAAGACCAACGACATCACCGGTGACGGTACCACCACCGCCACGGTGCTCGGTCAGGCCATCGTCAAGGAAGGTCTGCGCAACGTCGCGGCCGGCGCCAACCCGCTCGCGCTCAAGCGCGGCATCGACAAGGCTGTTGCCGTGGCCGTCGAGGAAATCCGCAAGCTCGCCGTGCCCGTCGAGGACAGCGACGCCATCCGCAAGGTCGCGGGCATCAGCGCCAACGACGACACTGTCGGTCAGGAAATCGCCAACGCGATGGACAAGGTCGGCAAGGAAGGCGTCATCACCATCGAAGAGTCGCGCGGTTTTGACACCGAAGTGGACGTCGTGGAAGGCATGCAGTTCGACAAGGGCTACATCAATCCCTACTTCGTGACCAACACCGACAAGATGGAAGCCCAGCTCGAAGAGCCCTACATCCTGATCTACGAAAAGAAGGTCGGCGCCCTCAAGGACCTGCTGCCCGTGCTGGAGAAGGTCGCCCAGACTGGCCGTCCCCTCTTGATCATCGCCGAGGACGTCGAAGGCGAAGCGCTCGCGACCCTGGTCGTCAACAAGCTGCGCGGCACCCTCAACATCGCCGCCGTCAAGGCCCCCGGCTTCGGTGACCGCCGCAAGGAAATGCTGCGCGACATCGCCGCCGTCACCGGTGGTCAGGTCATCACCGAAGACCTCGGCTACAAGCTCGAGAACACCACCATGGAAATGCTGGGCCGCGCCAAGCGCATCCGCATCACCAAGGACGAGACCACCATCATCGACGGCTACGGCAGCCAGGAAGAAATCGACGCCCGCGTCGGCGCGATCAAGTCCGAACTCGAAGGCACCGACAGCGACTACGCCAAGGAGAAGCTCCAGGAGCGTCTGGCCAAGCTCGCCGGAGGCGTCGCCGTGATCCGCGTGGGCGCCGCGACCGAAACCGAACTCAAGGAGAAAAAGCACCGCTACGAGGACGCCCTTTCGACGGCCCGCTCGGCCGTTGAGGAAGGCATCGTCGCGGGCGGCGGCACCACGCTGCTGCGCCTGATTCCCCCGCTGCGCACCCTGGCCGACAGCATGGAAGGCGACGAAGCGACCGGTGCGCGCATCCTGATCCGCGCCCTCGAAGAGCCCGCCCGGCAGATTGCCGCCAACGCCGGCTTCGAAGGCAGCGTGGCCGTGAACGCCATCGTGAACCACGCATCACCCCGTTACGGCTACAACGCCGCCAACGGCCAGTTCGTGGACGACATGATCGCCGAAGGCATCGTGGACCCCGCCAAGGTGACCCGTACCGCGCTGCAGAACGCGGCCAGCATCGGCGGCCTGATTCTCACCACCGAAGCCATCGTCAGTGACCGCCCCGAGAAAGCAGCTGCCGCTCCCGCGGGCGGCGGCATGGGTGGCGGCGACATGGGCGGAATGGACTTCTAA
- a CDS encoding DUF2511 domain-containing protein has protein sequence MKERPAHNPQDLRTAQRVAAITLTTLLVVGLMVSLPLRRAPGIQAAPVVPGSGGSARLVRQQHFGMAWPLTVNSGELRCSDGGEVTFTAGGTTYAVNAAAQRHKVYVPIRKIWVERDNFYLPGKSMQPLIEAGLSLCPLPAHLR, from the coding sequence ATGAAAGAGCGTCCTGCGCACAATCCACAAGACCTCCGCACCGCGCAGCGGGTCGCGGCAATCACGCTGACCACCTTGCTGGTGGTCGGCCTGATGGTGAGCTTGCCCCTCAGGCGGGCGCCGGGCATCCAGGCGGCGCCCGTGGTGCCGGGTTCGGGTGGCAGTGCCCGACTGGTTCGGCAGCAACACTTCGGGATGGCCTGGCCCTTGACCGTCAACTCAGGCGAGTTGCGCTGCTCGGATGGCGGGGAAGTGACCTTTACGGCGGGCGGCACCACTTACGCGGTAAACGCGGCAGCCCAGCGGCATAAGGTGTACGTACCTATCCGCAAAATCTGGGTGGAGCGGGACAACTTCTACCTGCCCGGCAAAAGCATGCAGCCCCTCATCGAGGCCGGTCTCAGCCTGTGCCCGCTTCCTGCCCATCTGCGCTGA